From Vigna unguiculata cultivar IT97K-499-35 chromosome 5, ASM411807v1, whole genome shotgun sequence, the proteins below share one genomic window:
- the LOC114185104 gene encoding transcription factor GTE4 isoform X1 — MASGQIGGDDGSKKEQRYTESKVYTRKAFKGPRNKANANAVNVAPRTTAATFTGDDSSGTITAAHYNSRDNITVDNGNPRAKDNCNNALVQQDLEDGNSVRPQHVNGALNDPSGIPGIPEWLPGPGSFVRLSLDWRSKPELMRRLESELNMVRSLVSRIEEKLGVIGAQYGISDMMVDSGTGRRVGTKRTHSEVASAVVPPREPSQPLHQLSVSVLENSQGVGETIEKEKRTPKANQFYRNSEFLLGKEKFPPSGSNKKSKLNGKKHGAAEMGHGMGLKLLKSCGSLLEKLMKHKHGWVFNTPVDVEGLGLHDYFDIIKHPMDLGAVKSRLNKNLYKSPKEFAEDVRLTFRNAMTYNPKGQDVHIMAEQLSDVFEERWAVIESNYNHEMRFEQDYGAAGPSPSPLSRKAPGFRPPPIDMRRILDRSESMTQPQKNMSITPSSRTPAPKKPKAKDPHKRDMTYEEKQKLSTNLQGLPSEKLDAIVQIIKKRNSALSQHDEEIEVDIDSVDTETLWELDRFVTNYKKSLSKNKRKLELAIQARAQAEQNALQKSQAPVMVEISKEAQTADERNSPPSLPAQEEVQADGSKTSGSSSSSSDSGSSSSVTLINYLVKRYLNLYYSCYCMLTSAFRFGQVFCLIYIILFVQILILVVPQPLGLMLGNREPKFILSDLRYLRFASDVILG; from the exons ATGGCTTCGGGACAAATTGGGGGAGATGATGGCAGCAAAAAGGAGCAGAGATACACAGAGAGCAAAGTCTACACAAGGAAAGCCTTTAAAGGTCCTAGGAACAAAGCCAACGCCAACGCCGTGAACGTCGCTCCTCGTACTACCGCTGCAACTTTTACCGGGGACGACAGTTCGGGGACTATTACCGCCGCCCATTACAACAGTAGGGATAACATCACTGTCGATAATGGTAATCCTAGGGCTAAGGATAATTGCAATAACGCCTTGGTTCAGCAGGACCTGGAGGATGGGAATTCAGTTCGGCCGCAGCATGTGAACGGTGCTTTGAATGATCCTTCCGGTATTCCCGGGATACCAGAGTGGTTACCGGGACCAGGGAGTTTTGTTAGGCTAAGTTTGGATTGGCGGTCTAAGCCAGAGTTAATGAGGAGGCTTGAGAGTGAGCTCAATATGGTTAGGAGTTTGGTGAGTAGGATTGAAGAGAAGTTGGGGGTGATTGGAGCTCAATATGGTATTTCAGATATGATGGTGGATAGTGGGACTGGTAGGAGGGTTGGAACTAAGCGTACTCACTCGGAGGTGGCCTCGGCTGTTGTTCCACCACGAGAGCCTTCCCAACCTTTGCATCAGTTGAGCGTGTCAGTGTTGGAGAATAGTCAAGGGGTTGGCGAAACCATTGAGAAGGAGAAGAGGACGCCCAAGGCGAACCAGTTCTATCGCAATTCGGAGTTCTTGCTTGGGAAAGAAAAGTTTCCACCTTCAGGGAGTAACAAGAAGTCTAAATTGAATGGGAAGAAGCATGGTGCAGCTGAGATGGGACATGGAATGGGATTGAAGCTTTTGAAGAGTTGTGGTTCGTTGCTTGAGAAATTGATGAAGCACAAGCATGGTTGGGTGTTTAATACTCCAGTTGACGTTGAGGGTCTTGGTTTACACGATTATTTTGATATCATCAAGCATCCAATGGACCTGGGCGCTGTGAAGTCAAGGCTGAACAAGAATTTGTACAAGTCACCCAAGGAGTTTGCTGAGGATGTGAGACTTACATTTCGCAACGCCATGACTTATAATCCCAAAGGACAAGACGTTCATATAATGGCTGAGCAGCTGTCAGATGTATTTGAGGAGAGATGGGCTGTAATAGAGTCAAATTACAACCACGAAATGAGATTTGAACAAGATTATGGTGCGGCTGGCCCTTCGCCTTCACCTTTGTCTAGAAAGGCTCCTGGGTTTCGACCCCCACCTATTGATATGAGACGGATTTTGGATAGGTCAGAATCAATGACACAACCTCAAAAAAACATGAGCATCACTCCTTCGTCTCGAACCCCTGCTCCCAAAAAGCCCAAGGCCAAAGACCCTCATAAAAGAGACATGACATATGAGGAAAAGCAAAAACTCAGCACAAACCTTCAGGGTCTACCTTCTGAGAAGCTAGATGCCATTGTACAGATCATTAAGAAGAGAAACTCAGCACTTTCCCAGcatgatgaagaaattgaagtcGACATTGATAGTGTGGATACGGAGACTCTCTGGGAGCTTGATAGATTTGTGACCAACTATAAGAAAAGTTTGAGCAAAAATAAGAGGAAGCTTGAACTTGCTATTCAAGCTAGAGCACAAGCTGAGCAGAATGCCCTGCAAAAG AGTCAGGCACCAGTTATGGTTGAGATTTCAAAAGAAGCACAAACAG CAGATGAAAGAAATAGTCCCCCATCCTTGCCCGCGCAAGAAGAAGTTCAAGCGGATGGGAGTAAGACAAGTGGTTCAAGCAGCTCCAGCAGTGATTCAGGCTCTTCATCAAgtgttactttgattaattatttagtcAAGAGATATCTTAACCTTTATTATTCTTGCTACTGCATGCTCACTTCTGCTTTTCGTTTTGGTCAAGTGTTCTGTctgatttatattattttatttgtgcaGATTCTGATACTGGTAGTTCCTCAGCCTCTGGGTCTGATGCTGGGTAATAGAGAACCTAAATTCATTCTGTCAG ATCTCAGATATTTAAGATTTGCTAGTGATGTGATTCTTGGCTAG
- the LOC114185104 gene encoding transcription factor GTE4 isoform X2 gives MASGQIGGDDGSKKEQRYTESKVYTRKAFKGPRNKANANAVNVAPRTTAATFTGDDSSGTITAAHYNSRDNITVDNGNPRAKDNCNNALVQQDLEDGNSVRPQHVNGALNDPSGIPGIPEWLPGPGSFVRLSLDWRSKPELMRRLESELNMVRSLVSRIEEKLGVIGAQYGISDMMVDSGTGRRVGTKRTHSEVASAVVPPREPSQPLHQLSVSVLENSQGVGETIEKEKRTPKANQFYRNSEFLLGKEKFPPSGSNKKSKLNGKKHGAAEMGHGMGLKLLKSCGSLLEKLMKHKHGWVFNTPVDVEGLGLHDYFDIIKHPMDLGAVKSRLNKNLYKSPKEFAEDVRLTFRNAMTYNPKGQDVHIMAEQLSDVFEERWAVIESNYNHEMRFEQDYGAAGPSPSPLSRKAPGFRPPPIDMRRILDRSESMTQPQKNMSITPSSRTPAPKKPKAKDPHKRDMTYEEKQKLSTNLQGLPSEKLDAIVQIIKKRNSALSQHDEEIEVDIDSVDTETLWELDRFVTNYKKSLSKNKRKLELAIQARAQAEQNALQKSQAPVMVEISKEAQTDERNSPPSLPAQEEVQADGSKTSGSSSSSSDSGSSSSVTLINYLVKRYLNLYYSCYCMLTSAFRFGQVFCLIYIILFVQILILVVPQPLGLMLGNREPKFILSDLRYLRFASDVILG, from the exons ATGGCTTCGGGACAAATTGGGGGAGATGATGGCAGCAAAAAGGAGCAGAGATACACAGAGAGCAAAGTCTACACAAGGAAAGCCTTTAAAGGTCCTAGGAACAAAGCCAACGCCAACGCCGTGAACGTCGCTCCTCGTACTACCGCTGCAACTTTTACCGGGGACGACAGTTCGGGGACTATTACCGCCGCCCATTACAACAGTAGGGATAACATCACTGTCGATAATGGTAATCCTAGGGCTAAGGATAATTGCAATAACGCCTTGGTTCAGCAGGACCTGGAGGATGGGAATTCAGTTCGGCCGCAGCATGTGAACGGTGCTTTGAATGATCCTTCCGGTATTCCCGGGATACCAGAGTGGTTACCGGGACCAGGGAGTTTTGTTAGGCTAAGTTTGGATTGGCGGTCTAAGCCAGAGTTAATGAGGAGGCTTGAGAGTGAGCTCAATATGGTTAGGAGTTTGGTGAGTAGGATTGAAGAGAAGTTGGGGGTGATTGGAGCTCAATATGGTATTTCAGATATGATGGTGGATAGTGGGACTGGTAGGAGGGTTGGAACTAAGCGTACTCACTCGGAGGTGGCCTCGGCTGTTGTTCCACCACGAGAGCCTTCCCAACCTTTGCATCAGTTGAGCGTGTCAGTGTTGGAGAATAGTCAAGGGGTTGGCGAAACCATTGAGAAGGAGAAGAGGACGCCCAAGGCGAACCAGTTCTATCGCAATTCGGAGTTCTTGCTTGGGAAAGAAAAGTTTCCACCTTCAGGGAGTAACAAGAAGTCTAAATTGAATGGGAAGAAGCATGGTGCAGCTGAGATGGGACATGGAATGGGATTGAAGCTTTTGAAGAGTTGTGGTTCGTTGCTTGAGAAATTGATGAAGCACAAGCATGGTTGGGTGTTTAATACTCCAGTTGACGTTGAGGGTCTTGGTTTACACGATTATTTTGATATCATCAAGCATCCAATGGACCTGGGCGCTGTGAAGTCAAGGCTGAACAAGAATTTGTACAAGTCACCCAAGGAGTTTGCTGAGGATGTGAGACTTACATTTCGCAACGCCATGACTTATAATCCCAAAGGACAAGACGTTCATATAATGGCTGAGCAGCTGTCAGATGTATTTGAGGAGAGATGGGCTGTAATAGAGTCAAATTACAACCACGAAATGAGATTTGAACAAGATTATGGTGCGGCTGGCCCTTCGCCTTCACCTTTGTCTAGAAAGGCTCCTGGGTTTCGACCCCCACCTATTGATATGAGACGGATTTTGGATAGGTCAGAATCAATGACACAACCTCAAAAAAACATGAGCATCACTCCTTCGTCTCGAACCCCTGCTCCCAAAAAGCCCAAGGCCAAAGACCCTCATAAAAGAGACATGACATATGAGGAAAAGCAAAAACTCAGCACAAACCTTCAGGGTCTACCTTCTGAGAAGCTAGATGCCATTGTACAGATCATTAAGAAGAGAAACTCAGCACTTTCCCAGcatgatgaagaaattgaagtcGACATTGATAGTGTGGATACGGAGACTCTCTGGGAGCTTGATAGATTTGTGACCAACTATAAGAAAAGTTTGAGCAAAAATAAGAGGAAGCTTGAACTTGCTATTCAAGCTAGAGCACAAGCTGAGCAGAATGCCCTGCAAAAG AGTCAGGCACCAGTTATGGTTGAGATTTCAAAAGAAGCACAAACAG ATGAAAGAAATAGTCCCCCATCCTTGCCCGCGCAAGAAGAAGTTCAAGCGGATGGGAGTAAGACAAGTGGTTCAAGCAGCTCCAGCAGTGATTCAGGCTCTTCATCAAgtgttactttgattaattatttagtcAAGAGATATCTTAACCTTTATTATTCTTGCTACTGCATGCTCACTTCTGCTTTTCGTTTTGGTCAAGTGTTCTGTctgatttatattattttatttgtgcaGATTCTGATACTGGTAGTTCCTCAGCCTCTGGGTCTGATGCTGGGTAATAGAGAACCTAAATTCATTCTGTCAG ATCTCAGATATTTAAGATTTGCTAGTGATGTGATTCTTGGCTAG
- the LOC114183640 gene encoding adenylate-forming reductase 06235: MEENTEIKIARFSSCRGVAFEINPNRSNPFAIASPTKQEQVRTWLWLPWTRTDSFRVLPQPQTISPTRSRGSSHFCDIDIDASDVEVEFIAELQDIEKPDKANGAKVQKLLSRTDPPKRSRLSIILLDQGFTFYKGLFMVCMALNLVALALSAAGYFPYAKTRATLFSIGNILALTLCRSEAVLRVVFWLAVKTIGRPCVSLAIKTATTSFLQSVGGIHSGCGVSSIAWIVYSLVLTLKNKDKTSPEIIGVAFTIFSLILLSSLAAFPLVRHLHHNVFERIHRFAGWMALVLLWVFVFLSTSYESSSQTYDLTMSEVVKMQEFWFTSVITILIIIPWLSVRKVEVCVSAPSSHASIMRFEGGVKAGLLGRVSPSPLSEWHAFGIISDGKKEHMMLAGAVGDFTKSLVSDPPKHLWVRTMHFAGLPYLVNLYQRVLLVATGSGICVFLSFLLQPSKTDEIRELVNKYPKEKVMVHDTAISGRPNVAEMSVNAAVRWNVEVVIVTSNPEGSRDVLRACKRANIPAFGPIWDS; this comes from the exons ATGGAAGAAAACACAGAGATAAAGATAGCCAGGTTTTCTAGTTGTCGCGGGGTAGCATTTGAAATCAATCCTAATAGAAGCAACCCCTTTGCAATTGCATCACCAACAAAGCAGGAACAAGTCAGAACTTGGCTTTGGCTTCCATGGACTCGAACCGATTCATTCAGAGTTCTTCCTCAGCCTCAAACAATCAGTCCAACACGGAGCAGAGGCAGCAGCCACTTCTGTGACATTGACATTGATGCTAGTGATGTTGAGGTAGAGTTCATAGCTGAACTTCAAGACatagaaaaaccagataaagcTAATGGTGCTAAGGTGCAGAAGCTACTTTCCAGAACTGATCCACCAAAGAGGTCAAGGTTGTCCATAATTCTGCTAGATCAAGGGTTCACATTCTACAAAGGGTTGTTTATGGTTTGCATGGCCTTGAATCTGGTGGCGCTGGCTCTTTCAGCAGCAGGGTATTTCCCTTATGCCAAGACAAGAGCTACACTGTTCTCTATTGGGAACATTCTAGCTCTAACACTGTGCAGAAGTGAAGCAGTTTTGAGAGTTGTTTTCTGGTTGGCTGTGAAAACCATTGGGAGGCCTTGTGTTTCTCTTGCAATCAAAACTGCCACCACTTCGTTTCTTCAAAGTGTTGGAGGAATCCATAGTGGTTGTGGGGTTTCTTCTATAGCCTGGATTGTTTATTCCCTTGTTCTTACTTTGAAAAACAAGGACAAAACTTCCCCAGAGATTATTGGTGTTGCTTTCACCATCTTCTCACTCATTCTACTCTCTTCCCTAGCAGCTTTTCCTCTTGTCCGCCACCTTCATCACAATGTTTTTGAGAGAATCCACCGTTTTGCTGGATGGATGGCTCTCGTTCTTCTCTGGGTTTTCGTTTTTCTCTCCACAAGCTACGAATCTAGCTCACAAACCTATGACTTGACCATGTCTGAGGTGGTGAAGATGCAAGAGTTTTGGTTCACTTCAGTTATCACAATTCTGATCATCATTCCTTGGCTGAGTGTTAGAAAGGTGGAAGTTTGTGTATCGGCTCCATCGAGCCACGCCTCAATCATGAGGTTTGAAGGGGGTGTGAAAGCAGGTTTACTAGGGAGAGTGAGTCCTTCACCCTTGTCAGAATGGCATGCCTTTGGGATCATATCTGATGGAAAGAAAGAGCACATGATGCTTGCTGGAGCAGTTGGTGACTTTACCAAGTCCTTGGTTAGTGACCCACCAAAGCATCTTTGGGTCCGAACCATGCATTTTGCAGGCTTGCCTTACCTAGTAAATTTGTATCAAAGGGTGTTGTTGGTTGCCACAGGGTCAGGGATTTGTGTGTTCTTGTCATTTCTTTTGCAGCCCAGTAAAACTGAT GAGATAAGAGAATTGGTGAACAAATACCCGAAAGAGAAAGTTATGGTTCATGACACAGCAATTTCTGGTCGTCCCAATGTAGCTGAGATGAGTGTGAATGCTGCCGTTAGGTGGAATGTTGAAGTTGTTATTGTTACAAGCAACCCTGAAGGCAGTAGAGACGTCCTTAGGGCATGCAAAAGGGCTAACATCCCTGCCTTTGGCCCCATTTGGGACTCTTGA
- the LOC114185104 gene encoding transcription factor GTE4 isoform X4, whose amino-acid sequence MASGQIGGDDGSKKEQRYTESKVYTRKAFKGPRNKANANAVNVAPRTTAATFTGDDSSGTITAAHYNSRDNITVDNGNPRAKDNCNNALVQQDLEDGNSVRPQHVNGALNDPSGIPGIPEWLPGPGSFVRLSLDWRSKPELMRRLESELNMVRSLVSRIEEKLGVIGAQYGISDMMVDSGTGRRVGTKRTHSEVASAVVPPREPSQPLHQLSVSVLENSQGVGETIEKEKRTPKANQFYRNSEFLLGKEKFPPSGSNKKSKLNGKKHGAAEMGHGMGLKLLKSCGSLLEKLMKHKHGWVFNTPVDVEGLGLHDYFDIIKHPMDLGAVKSRLNKNLYKSPKEFAEDVRLTFRNAMTYNPKGQDVHIMAEQLSDVFEERWAVIESNYNHEMRFEQDYGAAGPSPSPLSRKAPGFRPPPIDMRRILDRSESMTQPQKNMSITPSSRTPAPKKPKAKDPHKRDMTYEEKQKLSTNLQGLPSEKLDAIVQIIKKRNSALSQHDEEIEVDIDSVDTETLWELDRFVTNYKKSLSKNKRKLELAIQARAQAEQNALQKSQAPVMVEISKEAQTDERNSPPSLPAQEEVQADGSKTSGSSSSSSDSGSSSNSDTGSSSASGSDAG is encoded by the exons ATGGCTTCGGGACAAATTGGGGGAGATGATGGCAGCAAAAAGGAGCAGAGATACACAGAGAGCAAAGTCTACACAAGGAAAGCCTTTAAAGGTCCTAGGAACAAAGCCAACGCCAACGCCGTGAACGTCGCTCCTCGTACTACCGCTGCAACTTTTACCGGGGACGACAGTTCGGGGACTATTACCGCCGCCCATTACAACAGTAGGGATAACATCACTGTCGATAATGGTAATCCTAGGGCTAAGGATAATTGCAATAACGCCTTGGTTCAGCAGGACCTGGAGGATGGGAATTCAGTTCGGCCGCAGCATGTGAACGGTGCTTTGAATGATCCTTCCGGTATTCCCGGGATACCAGAGTGGTTACCGGGACCAGGGAGTTTTGTTAGGCTAAGTTTGGATTGGCGGTCTAAGCCAGAGTTAATGAGGAGGCTTGAGAGTGAGCTCAATATGGTTAGGAGTTTGGTGAGTAGGATTGAAGAGAAGTTGGGGGTGATTGGAGCTCAATATGGTATTTCAGATATGATGGTGGATAGTGGGACTGGTAGGAGGGTTGGAACTAAGCGTACTCACTCGGAGGTGGCCTCGGCTGTTGTTCCACCACGAGAGCCTTCCCAACCTTTGCATCAGTTGAGCGTGTCAGTGTTGGAGAATAGTCAAGGGGTTGGCGAAACCATTGAGAAGGAGAAGAGGACGCCCAAGGCGAACCAGTTCTATCGCAATTCGGAGTTCTTGCTTGGGAAAGAAAAGTTTCCACCTTCAGGGAGTAACAAGAAGTCTAAATTGAATGGGAAGAAGCATGGTGCAGCTGAGATGGGACATGGAATGGGATTGAAGCTTTTGAAGAGTTGTGGTTCGTTGCTTGAGAAATTGATGAAGCACAAGCATGGTTGGGTGTTTAATACTCCAGTTGACGTTGAGGGTCTTGGTTTACACGATTATTTTGATATCATCAAGCATCCAATGGACCTGGGCGCTGTGAAGTCAAGGCTGAACAAGAATTTGTACAAGTCACCCAAGGAGTTTGCTGAGGATGTGAGACTTACATTTCGCAACGCCATGACTTATAATCCCAAAGGACAAGACGTTCATATAATGGCTGAGCAGCTGTCAGATGTATTTGAGGAGAGATGGGCTGTAATAGAGTCAAATTACAACCACGAAATGAGATTTGAACAAGATTATGGTGCGGCTGGCCCTTCGCCTTCACCTTTGTCTAGAAAGGCTCCTGGGTTTCGACCCCCACCTATTGATATGAGACGGATTTTGGATAGGTCAGAATCAATGACACAACCTCAAAAAAACATGAGCATCACTCCTTCGTCTCGAACCCCTGCTCCCAAAAAGCCCAAGGCCAAAGACCCTCATAAAAGAGACATGACATATGAGGAAAAGCAAAAACTCAGCACAAACCTTCAGGGTCTACCTTCTGAGAAGCTAGATGCCATTGTACAGATCATTAAGAAGAGAAACTCAGCACTTTCCCAGcatgatgaagaaattgaagtcGACATTGATAGTGTGGATACGGAGACTCTCTGGGAGCTTGATAGATTTGTGACCAACTATAAGAAAAGTTTGAGCAAAAATAAGAGGAAGCTTGAACTTGCTATTCAAGCTAGAGCACAAGCTGAGCAGAATGCCCTGCAAAAG AGTCAGGCACCAGTTATGGTTGAGATTTCAAAAGAAGCACAAACAG ATGAAAGAAATAGTCCCCCATCCTTGCCCGCGCAAGAAGAAGTTCAAGCGGATGGGAGTAAGACAAGTGGTTCAAGCAGCTCCAGCAGTGATTCAGGCTCTTCATCAA ATTCTGATACTGGTAGTTCCTCAGCCTCTGGGTCTGATGCTGGGTAA
- the LOC114185106 gene encoding uncharacterized protein LOC114185106 has protein sequence MQLLKLEAMMVSLSASHLKPRCFSCSSSSSTSSSCGVKVWPWRGLDEWRESHLNENRRWGEHGPEPQPVFCDSTPLGKASSLAELGSIVLSTSDPLAKSQLSHMAYSMWRRHNLPLGISLPPSRPARPPNPQLVSPKEIPAPKDSGLPLNAYMLHNLAHVELNAIDLAWDTVVRFSPYSEILGEGFFADFAHVADDESRHFSWCSQRLAELGFKYGDMPAHNILWRECEKSSDNVAARLAVIPLVQEARGLDAGPRLVKKLVGFGDNRTSKIVARIADEEIAHVAVGVYWFASVCQKMNCAPDSTFKELLKEYNVELKGPFNYSARDEAGIPRDWYDDASSMSNQDKKDKDGHKKQLSEVYERLASIIAMEKENSSLTKPPE, from the exons ATGCAGCTTCTGAAACTGGAAGCAATGATGGTATCACTTTCGGCCTCGCATTTGAAGCCCAGATGCTTCTCTtgttcgtcttcttcttctacttcgtCTTCATGTGGTGTGAAGGTTTGGCCATGGCGTGGTCTGGATGAATGGAGGGAGAGCCATCTGAACGAGAATCGCAGGTGGGGGGAGCATGGCCCAGAGCCCCAACCCGTGTTCTGTGATTCCACTCCATTGGGGAAAGCTTCTTCCTTGGCTGAGCTTGGTTCTATCGTTCTTTCCACCAGCGACCCTCTTGCCAAGTCCCAGCTTTCTCACATGGCTTACTCCATGTGGCGCCGCCACAACCTCCCCCTTGGCATTTCCCTACCCCCCTCTCGCCCCGCCCGACCACCAAATCCTCAACTG GTTTCTCCTAAGGAAATCCCTGCTCCCAAGGACTCGGGTTTGCCCCTGAATGCATATATGCTTCATAATCTGGCACACGTGGAGCTCAATGCAATTGATTTGGCGTGGGATACAGTTGTCCGGTTTTCTCCCTATAGTGAAATTTTAGGGGAGGGTTTCTTTGCTGACTTTGCTCATGTTGCTGATGATGAGAGTCGCCACTTCTCTTGGTGTTCACAGAGGCTTGCTGAGCTGGGTTTTAA ATATGGTGACATGCCAGCTCACAATATTCTATGGAGGGAATGTGAGAAATCATCAGACAATGTTGCTGCACGTTTGGCTGTGATCCCGCTCGTCCAG GAGGCTAGAGGACTAGATGCTGGGCCACGCCTGGTGAAAAAATTAGTTGGGTTTGGAGATAATAGGACATCTAAGATTGTGGCAAGAATCGCTGATGAGGAAATTGCACATGTAGCAGTTGGTGTCTACTGGTTTGCTTCTGTCTGTCAAAAAATGAATTGTGCTCCAGACTCCACTTTTAAAG AGTTGCTAAAGGAATACAATGTGGAACTGAAGGGCCCCTTCAATTATTCAGCTCGAGATGAAGCTGGCATTCCCCGTGATTG GTATGATGATGCATCATCTATGAGCAATCAGGACAAGAAAGACAAAGATGGCCACAAGAAACAACTATCTgag GTTTACGAGAGGCTGGCATCCATCATTGCTATGGAAAAAGAGAATTCAAGTTTGACCAAACCGCCTGAATGA
- the LOC114183985 gene encoding signaling peptide TAXIMIN 1-like, with protein sequence MCNSDGDCRPLGFLLGLPFAFLALIVSIVGLVIWIVGLLLTCICPCCLCITVIVELALELVKAPLHVMEWCTSQIPC encoded by the exons ATGTGCAACTCAGATGGTGATTGCAGACCCTTGGGTTTTCTCTTGGGTCTCCCCTTCGCTTTTCTTGCCCTCATCGTCTCAATCGTTGGCCTCGTCATCTGGATCGTCGG GTTGTTGTTGACATGCATATGCCCCTGCTGCTTGTGTATAACGGTAATAGTGGAGTTGGCATTGGAATTGGTAAAGGCTCCACTGCATGTCATGGAGTGGTGCACCTCTCAGATCCCTTGTTAG
- the LOC114185104 gene encoding transcription factor GTE4 isoform X3, whose product MASGQIGGDDGSKKEQRYTESKVYTRKAFKGPRNKANANAVNVAPRTTAATFTGDDSSGTITAAHYNSRDNITVDNGNPRAKDNCNNALVQQDLEDGNSVRPQHVNGALNDPSGIPGIPEWLPGPGSFVRLSLDWRSKPELMRRLESELNMVRSLVSRIEEKLGVIGAQYGISDMMVDSGTGRRVGTKRTHSEVASAVVPPREPSQPLHQLSVSVLENSQGVGETIEKEKRTPKANQFYRNSEFLLGKEKFPPSGSNKKSKLNGKKHGAAEMGHGMGLKLLKSCGSLLEKLMKHKHGWVFNTPVDVEGLGLHDYFDIIKHPMDLGAVKSRLNKNLYKSPKEFAEDVRLTFRNAMTYNPKGQDVHIMAEQLSDVFEERWAVIESNYNHEMRFEQDYGAAGPSPSPLSRKAPGFRPPPIDMRRILDRSESMTQPQKNMSITPSSRTPAPKKPKAKDPHKRDMTYEEKQKLSTNLQGLPSEKLDAIVQIIKKRNSALSQHDEEIEVDIDSVDTETLWELDRFVTNYKKSLSKNKRKLELAIQARAQAEQNALQKSQAPVMVEISKEAQTADERNSPPSLPAQEEVQADGSKTSGSSSSSSDSGSSSNSDTGSSSASGSDAG is encoded by the exons ATGGCTTCGGGACAAATTGGGGGAGATGATGGCAGCAAAAAGGAGCAGAGATACACAGAGAGCAAAGTCTACACAAGGAAAGCCTTTAAAGGTCCTAGGAACAAAGCCAACGCCAACGCCGTGAACGTCGCTCCTCGTACTACCGCTGCAACTTTTACCGGGGACGACAGTTCGGGGACTATTACCGCCGCCCATTACAACAGTAGGGATAACATCACTGTCGATAATGGTAATCCTAGGGCTAAGGATAATTGCAATAACGCCTTGGTTCAGCAGGACCTGGAGGATGGGAATTCAGTTCGGCCGCAGCATGTGAACGGTGCTTTGAATGATCCTTCCGGTATTCCCGGGATACCAGAGTGGTTACCGGGACCAGGGAGTTTTGTTAGGCTAAGTTTGGATTGGCGGTCTAAGCCAGAGTTAATGAGGAGGCTTGAGAGTGAGCTCAATATGGTTAGGAGTTTGGTGAGTAGGATTGAAGAGAAGTTGGGGGTGATTGGAGCTCAATATGGTATTTCAGATATGATGGTGGATAGTGGGACTGGTAGGAGGGTTGGAACTAAGCGTACTCACTCGGAGGTGGCCTCGGCTGTTGTTCCACCACGAGAGCCTTCCCAACCTTTGCATCAGTTGAGCGTGTCAGTGTTGGAGAATAGTCAAGGGGTTGGCGAAACCATTGAGAAGGAGAAGAGGACGCCCAAGGCGAACCAGTTCTATCGCAATTCGGAGTTCTTGCTTGGGAAAGAAAAGTTTCCACCTTCAGGGAGTAACAAGAAGTCTAAATTGAATGGGAAGAAGCATGGTGCAGCTGAGATGGGACATGGAATGGGATTGAAGCTTTTGAAGAGTTGTGGTTCGTTGCTTGAGAAATTGATGAAGCACAAGCATGGTTGGGTGTTTAATACTCCAGTTGACGTTGAGGGTCTTGGTTTACACGATTATTTTGATATCATCAAGCATCCAATGGACCTGGGCGCTGTGAAGTCAAGGCTGAACAAGAATTTGTACAAGTCACCCAAGGAGTTTGCTGAGGATGTGAGACTTACATTTCGCAACGCCATGACTTATAATCCCAAAGGACAAGACGTTCATATAATGGCTGAGCAGCTGTCAGATGTATTTGAGGAGAGATGGGCTGTAATAGAGTCAAATTACAACCACGAAATGAGATTTGAACAAGATTATGGTGCGGCTGGCCCTTCGCCTTCACCTTTGTCTAGAAAGGCTCCTGGGTTTCGACCCCCACCTATTGATATGAGACGGATTTTGGATAGGTCAGAATCAATGACACAACCTCAAAAAAACATGAGCATCACTCCTTCGTCTCGAACCCCTGCTCCCAAAAAGCCCAAGGCCAAAGACCCTCATAAAAGAGACATGACATATGAGGAAAAGCAAAAACTCAGCACAAACCTTCAGGGTCTACCTTCTGAGAAGCTAGATGCCATTGTACAGATCATTAAGAAGAGAAACTCAGCACTTTCCCAGcatgatgaagaaattgaagtcGACATTGATAGTGTGGATACGGAGACTCTCTGGGAGCTTGATAGATTTGTGACCAACTATAAGAAAAGTTTGAGCAAAAATAAGAGGAAGCTTGAACTTGCTATTCAAGCTAGAGCACAAGCTGAGCAGAATGCCCTGCAAAAG AGTCAGGCACCAGTTATGGTTGAGATTTCAAAAGAAGCACAAACAG CAGATGAAAGAAATAGTCCCCCATCCTTGCCCGCGCAAGAAGAAGTTCAAGCGGATGGGAGTAAGACAAGTGGTTCAAGCAGCTCCAGCAGTGATTCAGGCTCTTCATCAA ATTCTGATACTGGTAGTTCCTCAGCCTCTGGGTCTGATGCTGGGTAA